One Lactobacillus sp. CBA3606 DNA segment encodes these proteins:
- a CDS encoding 2,3-diphosphoglycerate-dependent phosphoglycerate mutase, with protein MAKLVLIRHGQSEWNLSNQFTGWVDVNLSEKGVEEAKAAGQKIKAAGLEFDYAFTSVLTRAIKTLHYVLEESDQLWIPETKSWRLNERHYGALQGLNKKETAEKYGDDQVHIWRRSYDVLPPLLSADDEGSAVNDRRYADLDPNIIPGGENLKVTLERVMPFWEDQIAPKLLDGQNIIIAAHGNSLRALSKYIEQISDDDIMDLEMATGEPVVYDFDDKLKVLGKEKLGK; from the coding sequence ATGGCAAAATTAGTATTGATTCGTCACGGTCAAAGTGAATGGAACCTATCCAACCAATTCACTGGTTGGGTTGATGTTAACTTAAGCGAAAAGGGTGTTGAAGAAGCAAAGGCGGCTGGTCAAAAGATCAAAGCTGCTGGCTTAGAATTCGACTATGCCTTCACTTCTGTTTTGACACGTGCCATCAAGACATTACATTATGTTCTTGAAGAATCTGACCAACTTTGGATTCCTGAAACAAAATCATGGCGCTTAAACGAACGTCATTACGGTGCTTTACAAGGTTTGAACAAGAAGGAAACCGCTGAAAAATACGGTGACGATCAAGTTCATATCTGGCGTCGTTCATATGATGTTTTGCCTCCACTATTGAGTGCTGACGATGAAGGTTCAGCTGTTAACGATCGTCGTTACGCTGACTTAGATCCTAACATCATCCCTGGTGGTGAAAACTTGAAGGTTACTTTGGAACGGGTTATGCCTTTCTGGGAAGACCAAATCGCGCCTAAGTTGCTTGATGGTCAAAACATCATCATCGCAGCCCATGGTAATTCATTACGGGCCTTAAGCAAGTATATCGAACAAATCTCTGATGACGACATCATGGATCTTGAAATGGCTACTGGCGAACCAGTTGTCTATGATTTCGATGACAAGTTAAAGGTTTTGGGTAAAGAAAAGTTAGGCAAATAG
- a CDS encoding AI-2E family transporter, translated as MELWSQFVHNVRLRRTSVLILIVIGLYLASSMMSIILLTFIFTFLVTRLVRFVRRWVKIPSPVIVIVIYALVILGMYFAVTTYLPQLIKQTFLTFGSVYRFYQNSSNDTNTVLTWITSYFQDSDILKQLKSGISVVFKYITTIGNMGVTLFLSFVLSFFFTVEDHQMRLFSQRFLTSTFGWFFQDVAYFARKFVNSFGVVLEAQFLIAIVNTVITVIFMAILAMPQLISLGLMIFLLSLIPVAGVIISLIPLSLIAYSVGGLRYVVYMVLMIMVVHALEAYVLNPKFMASRTELPIFYTFVVLLVSERLFGVWGLIVGVPIFNFILDIIGVKPVHGLKPKIHLKKSPPTSADSANKPR; from the coding sequence TTGGAACTTTGGTCACAGTTTGTCCACAATGTCCGGTTGCGGCGGACGAGTGTGCTAATCTTGATTGTTATTGGGTTGTACTTAGCGTCTAGCATGATGAGCATTATTTTATTGACGTTTATCTTCACGTTTTTGGTCACGCGGCTAGTCCGGTTTGTGCGCCGGTGGGTTAAAATTCCAAGCCCGGTCATTGTTATTGTGATTTACGCACTGGTTATTTTAGGGATGTATTTTGCAGTGACGACCTATTTGCCACAATTAATTAAACAAACCTTTTTAACCTTTGGCTCAGTCTATCGGTTCTATCAGAATTCATCGAACGATACCAATACGGTTTTGACTTGGATTACATCATATTTTCAGGATTCAGATATTTTGAAACAATTAAAAAGTGGTATTTCGGTGGTGTTTAAGTACATTACAACTATTGGTAACATGGGCGTTACGCTCTTTTTATCGTTCGTGTTAAGCTTTTTCTTCACAGTTGAAGATCACCAAATGCGACTATTTTCACAACGGTTTTTGACGAGTACTTTTGGTTGGTTCTTCCAAGATGTGGCCTACTTTGCACGTAAATTCGTCAATAGTTTTGGGGTGGTGTTAGAAGCGCAATTCTTAATTGCCATTGTTAATACAGTTATTACGGTGATTTTTATGGCAATCTTGGCGATGCCGCAACTAATTAGTTTAGGATTAATGATTTTCTTGCTCAGTCTGATTCCAGTGGCCGGCGTGATCATTTCGTTAATCCCCTTAAGCTTGATTGCCTACTCGGTCGGGGGCTTACGTTATGTCGTTTATATGGTGCTCATGATTATGGTCGTCCATGCATTAGAAGCTTATGTGCTTAATCCCAAGTTTATGGCGAGCCGGACGGAATTGCCCATCTTTTATACGTTTGTCGTTTTACTAGTTAGTGAACGGTTATTCGGGGTATGGGGCTTGATTGTGGGCGTCCCAATCTTTAACTTTATTTTGGATATTATCGGTGTCAAACCGGTGCATGGCTTAAAACCTAAAATTCATTTGAAAAAAAGTCCGCCTACATCCGCTGATTCTGCAAATAAACCCCGATAA
- a CDS encoding NADPH-dependent F420 reductase has product MAKVTMIGKGNMGQAIGDVFKQGGNQVTYLGHDDAVTDLGDIVVLAVPYPAAISIAKANQAALAHKVVVDITNPLNYETWDELAVPADSSAAAEIAALLPAAQVVKAFNTTFAATLQSRKVGTATTTVLAASDSDVAKQQLATALTDSGVAFVDAGSLKRAREMESVGFLQMTLAANEKIGWTGGFGLMK; this is encoded by the coding sequence ATGGCAAAGGTAACGATGATTGGTAAGGGCAATATGGGGCAAGCGATTGGCGATGTCTTTAAGCAGGGTGGCAACCAAGTGACGTATTTGGGTCATGATGATGCGGTCACGGATTTAGGCGATATCGTGGTTTTGGCGGTACCATATCCGGCAGCAATTAGTATTGCAAAAGCGAACCAAGCGGCTTTAGCGCATAAAGTGGTGGTTGATATTACGAATCCACTGAATTATGAGACTTGGGATGAACTGGCTGTGCCAGCGGATAGCTCAGCGGCCGCTGAAATTGCTGCTTTATTACCAGCAGCACAAGTGGTGAAAGCCTTCAATACGACCTTTGCAGCGACTTTACAAAGTCGTAAAGTCGGTACTGCCACTACTACGGTATTGGCAGCTAGTGATTCTGACGTCGCCAAACAACAATTGGCAACGGCGCTAACTGATAGTGGCGTGGCTTTTGTTGATGCCGGTTCGCTTAAACGGGCTCGTGAAATGGAAAGTGTCGGCTTTTTACAAATGACGCTTGCGGCAAACGAAAAGATTGGTTGGACCGGTGGTTTTGGTTTAATGAAGTAG